In Bacillus sp. FJAT-45037, the following are encoded in one genomic region:
- the aspA gene encoding aspartate ammonia-lyase, producing MTDYRTERDLLGEKEVPQDAYYGIQTMRARENFPITGYPPHPELIRAFGYVKKAAAMANRDVGSLQTNIADAIITAADDIINGELLEHFIVDAIQGGAGTSFNMNANEVIANRAIEILGGEKGEYMRVSPNTHVNMAQSTNDAFPTAIHIASLNLAKGLTDALTELIGAMHEKEIEFDEVLKMGRTHLQDAVPIRLGQEFGAYRRVLTRDLRRLTRSVDHLYEINLGATAVGTGLNAKPEYIEKVSRYLADITGLPFVTAENLVDATQNTDAYTELSSAMKIMAINLSKIANDLRLMSSGPRTGLNEINLPPRQPGSSIMPGKVNPVMCEVMNQVSFQVIGNDQTISLASEAGQLELNVMEPVLVFNLLQSLSILQNGMNVFRKYAIEGITANIDHCREMVERSVGIITAINPHVGYEVASRIAKEAIQSDRPVREICQERGILTEEELNEILDPKEMTNPGIAGARFIYG from the coding sequence ATGACTGACTATCGAACGGAACGCGATTTATTAGGTGAAAAAGAAGTACCACAGGATGCTTATTATGGAATTCAAACGATGAGAGCTCGCGAAAATTTTCCAATTACAGGTTATCCACCACATCCTGAATTAATTCGCGCATTTGGGTATGTAAAAAAAGCGGCAGCTATGGCAAATCGTGATGTAGGTTCTTTGCAAACGAATATAGCTGATGCGATTATAACAGCCGCAGATGATATCATTAATGGCGAATTATTAGAGCATTTTATTGTCGATGCGATTCAAGGTGGGGCTGGCACATCGTTTAACATGAACGCCAATGAAGTGATTGCCAACCGTGCTATTGAAATTCTTGGTGGGGAAAAAGGGGAGTACATGCGTGTTAGCCCTAATACTCATGTGAACATGGCACAATCGACAAATGATGCCTTTCCTACAGCGATTCACATTGCGAGCCTAAATTTAGCTAAAGGATTAACCGATGCGTTGACGGAGTTAATCGGAGCGATGCATGAGAAGGAAATCGAATTTGACGAAGTGTTAAAAATGGGTCGAACTCATCTTCAAGATGCTGTGCCGATTCGACTTGGTCAAGAATTTGGAGCCTATCGACGTGTATTAACAAGAGATTTACGTCGCCTCACGCGCTCAGTCGATCACTTGTATGAAATTAACCTAGGCGCAACCGCTGTTGGGACAGGGTTAAATGCAAAGCCTGAGTACATTGAAAAAGTATCTAGGTACTTAGCGGATATTACCGGTCTCCCATTTGTAACGGCAGAAAATTTAGTTGATGCGACTCAAAATACAGATGCCTATACAGAACTATCGAGTGCGATGAAGATTATGGCGATCAACTTGTCAAAAATCGCAAATGATCTCCGCTTAATGAGCTCAGGTCCACGAACGGGGTTAAATGAAATTAATTTACCTCCTAGACAGCCAGGCTCATCGATAATGCCAGGCAAAGTAAATCCTGTTATGTGTGAAGTGATGAATCAAGTTTCGTTCCAAGTGATAGGAAATGACCAAACCATCAGCTTAGCTTCAGAAGCAGGTCAACTCGAATTAAATGTGATGGAGCCTGTGCTTGTGTTCAACTTGCTTCAATCTCTTTCCATCCTTCAAAACGGAATGAACGTCTTCCGCAAATATGCAATAGAAGGTATCACAGCAAACATTGATCATTGCCGTGAGATGGTCGAGCGTAGTGTAGGGATAATTACGGCGATCAACCCTCATGTTGGGTATGAAGTCGCCTCACGTATTGCAAAAGAAGCAATCCAATCTGATCGACCGGTTCGTGAAATTTGTCAAGAGCGAGGAATTTTAACCGAAGAAGAGTTAAATGAAATTCTCGATCCTAAGGAAATGACAAACCCAGGAATTGCAGGAGCAAGATTCATC